The following proteins come from a genomic window of Streptomyces sp. NBC_01716:
- a CDS encoding aldo/keto reductase: protein MSLDHYVTLGRSGLRVSPFALGAMTFGQDPGGAGCSVAESEKILTAYLDRGGNFIDTANFYTNGHSEKILGDYFAAHPGLRSHTVLASKFFFNMFPGDPNGGGAGRGSITAQLDESLRRLGTDYLDLYWLHNWDRDTPIEETMRTLDDLVRAGKIRYIGFSNVPAWVTAQAQTMAQLRGWTPLIALQVEYSLLARTVEGEIAPLARDQGMTLVPWSPLKNGFLSGKYRRGAEVTDSARSAFVGGPSESEYAVIDTVAAIADELGTSSAAVSLAWLRAREGSVVPIVGARRVEHLENNLVALETTLSPEHVRALDEASVPTLDYPAPMHGGQRAMLQFAGTTVDGQESAVYPPLLQSDVRY from the coding sequence ATGTCACTCGACCATTACGTCACCCTCGGCCGCTCGGGACTGCGGGTCAGCCCCTTCGCACTGGGCGCCATGACCTTCGGGCAGGACCCCGGGGGCGCGGGCTGCAGCGTGGCGGAGTCGGAGAAGATCCTGACCGCCTACCTGGACCGGGGCGGGAACTTCATCGACACCGCGAACTTCTACACCAACGGCCACTCCGAGAAGATTCTCGGGGACTACTTCGCCGCGCACCCCGGGCTGCGTTCGCACACCGTGCTGGCGTCCAAGTTCTTCTTCAACATGTTCCCCGGGGACCCCAACGGCGGCGGCGCGGGCCGTGGGTCGATCACCGCCCAGCTCGACGAGTCGCTGCGCCGGCTGGGCACCGACTATCTGGACCTGTACTGGTTGCACAACTGGGACCGCGACACCCCGATCGAGGAAACCATGCGGACCCTCGACGACCTCGTACGGGCGGGCAAGATCCGCTATATCGGGTTCTCCAACGTGCCCGCGTGGGTCACCGCGCAGGCGCAGACCATGGCCCAGCTCAGGGGCTGGACCCCGCTGATCGCGCTTCAGGTCGAGTACTCGCTGCTGGCCCGCACCGTGGAGGGCGAGATCGCCCCGCTGGCACGGGACCAGGGAATGACCCTGGTGCCCTGGAGCCCTCTGAAGAACGGCTTCCTCTCCGGCAAGTACCGGCGCGGCGCCGAGGTCACCGACTCCGCGCGCAGCGCGTTCGTCGGCGGGCCCAGTGAGTCGGAGTACGCGGTCATCGACACGGTGGCCGCCATCGCCGACGAACTGGGCACCAGCTCCGCCGCGGTGTCCCTCGCCTGGCTGCGGGCCCGGGAGGGCAGCGTCGTACCGATCGTGGGAGCCCGTCGCGTGGAGCACCTGGAGAACAATCTCGTCGCCCTGGAGACCACGCTCAGCCCGGAACACGTACGCGCCCTGGACGAGGCCTCCGTGCCGACGCTCGACTACCCGGCGCCCATGCACGGCGGGCAGCGCGCGATGCTTCAGTTCGCCGGGACCACGGTGGACGGCCAGGAATCCGCCGTGTATCCGCCGCTGCTCCAGAGCGACGTCCGCTACTGA